In Aspergillus fumigatus Af293 chromosome 6, whole genome shotgun sequence, the genomic window GACATTGGTCGGTCATCTTACACCCGTAAATACCCCTAATAATTCATTCTCTAGCCTTATTATTCGACCCTCATGGTAGCCCATTCTCTGCAATCTTCCTGTTGCTCGTATCGTTGCCTGGTGGACGTCCTGGcatatctgtgactaaggctccccctcaccgctccgcgttgagggtgagccacagcgaaaccaccaaccacaccgaatccaccatttttcgatagaaatcatgattttgatgccatactaggggttatctatataaaaaaaattactattctcatctactgcctttgctaatccatttgataccatattctcttatgtagatgctagtggtgggggcttaccatgcactttctcccattgcgtttgtaaacgtctctcttgcgcggcagcatctttggccttccttgaagcaattgatcgatttgcatcacgtaatgtcaatataccagactggctaagcggcttaacctgccgcttagtatattgacgccgtaggggggcctgcgcggcccttattcgaccaatagtttcatttgctatagccaggtgctcagcggcgattcggttatgttcaaatatccgttcaagatttcgctgcagctttggtgtaagcagatctgcatgcttagatagctttgcctggttcttcttaagggcctgaatcgtccgcggaggtgagatatcaatactagatgaagatggcggccgagatggcggctgagagggtggcgtagagggagtcatcttatcaagatcaggcgcgtagatatccggaattccttcccatagtaagatagcaagatcgtcagctatcttactattgactggccagattccacgatctttgaaggcctcacggatgatcctttggttgaaagccttctctcgtactggtccaatcatgtgtaagaattctgacttccctacaggctcaccagcccagtaagatagctcattattcatacgacgaaagtgttgcttatagcttaagaatggcttaccatccaaaggctggcaaagatgtgtcgtatgaggaaggaatccaaagggaataacgccattatcttcgcaaagttgcaagaattcgacagtgagatgagagccatggccatcaaatataagtatccgtttctcccccttctttgtacgctcgtttgttgcattgataaagctttgaagccattgaacggctagttcatctgatatccagccattaggagacgtcgctatcgtagtatctggtggtaaggcctcgctctcattgaaccaagattccatgaagattccgttgcctttaggaagcgagcatagattagtatttaaaggaagggaagaatcattaggaacttacctttaaagataaaccagggatccatctgccatccatctgcagctacacattcaatagctgtaatattctctcctctttcggattcggcaagatcaggcacttttgaaccttttgaactgattaccttcctagatttgccttcgccaggctggaagccgcattcatcaaagttgtataccaaccgcgctggtgtatcctttttaaccacccctgcaagctgattataccaatgtgtcagtaaacctgcatcctcagcctggatacgcttgaattcctttatcttttgcttcgctgggcctagattaaggtgttctggaagtcgtttctcaaagcgatatgcccacatcttgctaacctgcctagattcccctgcgcgtcgaagtgcctgatttgcatactcttctagtagcttgggcgtcactggcatattccgatcacgcatacagactatccactggattaaggcctcctcctggtatcccttaagggctctattaactggtttgttggctagtcgaggatgcacatgcttcttgacgcgatcacgtagggtcgcataaggaacaccatattcacgcgcaatcttggagatatttggctttttttgggcctgagcggcctcgcaggcctcgaggaggtaagattcatcaattttagaagatttaggcatgttggatggttggaatagcttcaaatagtcaaaatatcgaaaaatggtggattcggtgtggttggtggtttcgctgtggctcaccctcaacgcggagcggtgagggggagccttagtcacagatattGGGAGCCTTTAGAGCAGAAAGTCTAAAACTGTCACGCGGTCGAATGATCCAGCCATAGAAACAAGGTAGTGGAACACAATGTTATTTTCCTTGGTCGCTTTCCGGCTGGTTCTTTTGACTTCGCTGATTGTAATATCCACGATTATCAAATACGATTTCATATTCCATATCGCTGCTCTAGTAGTATTCTAGACAGGTTAAGTAACTAAATGTTGGTAACCAGTATGGAACTCTGTACTGCCATAATACTGCGTATCAGGGCTTACCTTAGCAAGAGCCTCATGTACCCGTAACGCGGATCTAAATAATGATGGCTGTTGCTACGCATATATTCCTCAAATTCCCTATGTATCACGACTCTATTTAATCATGGCATGATGCCATCTCGATCGAGGGGAAGATAAAGATGATATATACATTGAGCCAAATTTCGAAGTGATATTTCGACCAGTTCTCCTCTGAAAGCCGTTGACACCAACACCTCACTCGCGCATTGCCtcggagggggaggggtcGACAGCATTCATAGGACAATACTATACCTCGTAGGGTCTCAAGTCATAAATTCCTTCACCACATATTGAATGCTTGAAGATTGAGGAGGACTGATGCTCGTCCTGGCGAtctgttgatgatgtattgCCATTACTGAACACATCTAATACGTAGTGGGTATACAGGCTTGAAACATGCCAGGTGTTTTTACGACCTGAAAATACCTGTGACACTACATCTCCATAcccgtcatcatcaagataTATATACTGCCGTATATACGCGGTCTAAACGAATGTTCATACTGTAGAAGATGGTACTCTGAGGTGATCTTCCGTCCATATGGCGAATTGTTTTAGACGGAAACGACTAGATTCGCATTCAGTGATCAAATCAAATATGAGATTCTCTCAAGTAAAAGAGAGAGGAAAAAGAGGTAAAAAATTCGACCGACGCAGGGATCGAACCTGCAATCTTTGCTTTAGGAGAGCAACGCCTTACCATTAGGCCAGCCGGCCAGTAAGCTCAACGGGAACTTCACAGTAGATTATATCTAGCAATACTTTGTCCAGGACCTTACCGTGGAAGTGCACCACCCTCGAGTGAACGCAATTAATTAACACCAATTGGTTATGTTGACGAAGTCCAGCGACTTAGTTGCTTCAATCAGCGATCAAATATAGAGCCGAAGGTTGGACGGATTATTTCGATATTCCGAATCCTTGCACTGCCGGGCTTAGTGCTATATCTCAGTTAACAACTAATTCGAAACGCACTTCAGAAATCTGCGACTGTGTTCACGCATAGATATGCCTTTTGAGGTGATATTTGCAAGAGATACAGAGACTTTTTAGTATTGATTATGGTAACACCAGGACaaatgagaaaaagaaaacagtaggaagaaagggaaaggaagcATTAATTAGAGAAGTAATAAGTGCATTTCCACGAGAAATGTGAAGCAATTAGATGGAGTCATTGCATCGCAGATAATAACATATGAGCCACGGGTCGAAGAATATTGGAAATAAAATAGAGGAGATTTTGGATGTCACTCTTACACATTGTCGTTGCGATCGATGTCCATGGTGGGAATACCTACATGTCGGATAAGCGCAAGTATATCTCTCCGAATTCGTAACGAACACCGTACTCCTCGGTACTCTCATCCTCGTACGGCTCCTGATAAACAGAAAGAAAGCCCTTTGTTGCCAGGGTAAGTATGTGCATCAGACCATGCGTGGCGACTGTACGAGAGGTAGTTTCGCGAGGCAGGAGCGTCGAAAATGCTACCTCTTTACCATCGGAAACATCAAGACGAAGAAAGCCTGCACCAGTCTCATGAACAGTATCCTGGGCTGCCGGGTCTCCAGCGGGCTCCTCAAGCTGCAAGTTGAGAAAATCAAGAAAGTTTAGGCTTTCCTGATCCATGCTAGATTTCAACAGCCGGTCACGGAAAGCTGCTCGCTTCCTGTCAGTCTCGTCCTTGGGTTCAGCCTTGGTTCTAACGTCAAACTCGCTCTGAAGATAGCCAACTAGATCAATTTCTTCGAGGAAATTCACGTCATCTTCTTGGGTACCCGGGATTGCAAGGCCCTCCAAGTCGTAGTGAAAGCCACGTCCAGCTAGAGGACTTGCACTTGTTAGGCGACTACGAACTCTGCCTGTTGCTGCAAGTGGAGGCACGGATGCTGCGGAATCGTGAATACCCCGAGCAGAAAAATCACTGATGCTGCCAAATCCACGGAAAATGCTGGTTGCAGATAGCCCAAGCCGGGAGCTTCGGACGGACGCTGTGATATTCCAGGGCATTTGGGAGGAGTCATCTCGAAGGACCGACGAGACATGACGACCAAACTCTAAGTCCTAGATGACTGTCAGTATTGAGTGGCTCATAGAATCAAAATCAAACAGCGCCAAAGAGGTGTATCCCACGAACGTCCTGAAAGTTGTTATTGTCTTGAAACAGTCCACCTCGGCCGAGTTGCTCCTCGGACTCTTCCCTGCGCCGAATGCGTCGAGTCTCGGAATCAGCATCACTATCTTCAGTTGTCGATGGAGAGCCCTTGCGTTTCTTTGATCTTTTGACGCTTGTCAGCGATGCGTACAATGTCTCTCCCGAGAAGAAGTGCAAAGGGTGCTGGACAAGAGAAGTCCCCAACCCAACGCCGACTGAGCCAATTCCAAGGCCGAATACCCAAAACTCTGCATTTTTCTTAGCCTGAGCAGGCACTCTATTTTTCAGCTTCTTCTTTAGAGCAGCGGCCATATTTTGCACGTATTCACTATTGTATTGAGCTAGTTCAGTGTTTCGCAGCGCATTTTGAGCATCTGTTGGAACGGCTTTCGGGATTCTTCGAGTTCGACGCATCGGTGCCTCCCGGGTCCCTGAGACGTTCTCTACGTCTTCCGGGTATCTCTCTTCAGGAGCTTGAGGCATAGATGTGTCTCTGTTGAAAATAGGGTTAGGCTGTCCGTGTTCAGTAATCGCTTGCATGTCCTCATCGGCTAGCATTGGCTGGGGAGATATTGTCAGTAAGAACAACAGCCCGTCCTGTGTAAACTGTACCTGATAGTCCCAGGAGATGTCATCCAATTCACCCTCTTTCACCTCATCAGTGACAGGAATATCAGTGTCAAGCCAGCCAGAGCTGCGCTTTCCAACCTCGGCAGCAGCGTTTAGCCCCCCAAGCTCAATGAgatttccatcttcatcaaagtcaaagtcaggctgcagaaggatgccctcttcatcattgAGAGCTGTAACTGCAATCCGCCCACGTTGAACACTTCTTTGAACAGAGTTCGTCATTTCGCTCTCAGAACTGAACCCATGTATATCTCTCAGAATTAGATCTTGTGACCCAAAGTCTAGCTGCAAACTGGAGGTACGAGATGCAGCGGTCAGACTCAGGTCAGGTGTCATTGGGAACTGGAAGCTGGATTGCTGGCTTTCTCGATCGTTCTTCGGCAAATTCAACTCGAAAAAATCCATTCTCAAGCCTGGTAGATTGTTCTCAGGAAGGAATGACGGGTCATACGGCAAGATGAGCTGTTCGAATCTGAGAGACGTACTGCATTAGTATAATTTCAGAACAAAGTTTTAACGATATAACGAGCAGTAGAAGGCTACGAACCTAGCTTTGCCAGCCGTCGGATCCAACGCTGTGCCGGGAATAGCTCCCAACATTGATCTTAGTCTGTCATGCATTGCCTGAACATCCGTGAGTGTGTAGCGACACTGTTGATCGTAGACTCTGGCGACTCCGTATCTGCGTGGTCTGCTGTCAATAATCCATTTGGCCTTCAGGTTTGATTCAGATGACGTAGCTCTCACAGTAGGTTCCCCTGGAGTCTCAACGCCATAGGTGCTGCAGGATCCATGATGACCTCGCAAGCTTTTGGGACATCCACGTCCAGTATCGCCTTCTTGTTCAATCTTCTTGTGATGGATCTCGATCCCAGAGTTGCGACCAGCCTGTGAGGGAAACATATCAGTTTATACTAAGGTACAAAGTTGAGAAAGGGTTCAAACCATATCGTAGCAATTCCGTGCTCGGGAGATGTGAGTACTGGAGTAAAAGCAAGATTCAGTGGGgacaaagcaaaaaaaaacGCCCGAAATATACAGAAAGCATCTAGAAATGGGTCAACGGAAAGACAGTACTTACTTTCGTGACTGTAGAACATTATGACGATCCTCCGTGGCCTTGACTTTTCAGATGTGATTAAGTTGGACCACTCCCGTCGCGACGCGAGCTGTTCCCTTGCGCATTGGGCGTGTCTGTTGGTGTCTGAGGTTTTCTGGGATAGATTGTATATTGCAAGAAGGTCCAAAGTAATGCTCTAATTGGTAGGACCTCGAGATTATCAGCTGTCTAACCCGGAGGTAGCATCAGAAGGTCTGGGTATTGGACGACAAGGCTTTGTAGAACTCTGAAGGCTTACTATCACATCTGCAGAGCAGATGGGTGTTTGCTTTCTTAGCGTATCAATCAAGTTCGGATGATGCTCATGCCCTGCAAAAAGAAGATGACTGCTGGGACAAATTAGGATGATAATAGACGATGGAGAGATTAGATAGGTTCTGGGGGCCTGGAGACCGGAAAGTTCTTCCCTCGAGGAACGAGAAGAGGGTAGAAGTGTGTGCCTCAGCACCTGATGGTGTCAGAGTCCTCTTGCAAGTTCGAAACCGAGCTCACTTCGCGTGGACGCCCCTAGCCTGCTGAAGGCTGAACCACTATTTATTGATTTTCGGACATGGTCGAATCGACCTTTGTATTGTCTGCTTCTGATTTCTAAGTGTAAGTCTACGGTAGCAATCGATCTTCCGGGGCCCAGGACTTCCACACCGGAGGACCCTGCCCAATCCAGGAAAATCAAGGACGAGCAGATAGACGAGGGCTCATAAAGAGAGTTGGTAAATTATGAATGCCCGATATCTCACCTTCAGCCCGTCAGCAACAATGCATCGCCAGACAGATCACACTTTTTCCGCGACTTTCAGACATGAACGATAAAGGCAGCATGGGAGAAGATAGATAAGGAACCGGAAGTCTATCAGATGGAACCCCAAGAGTCTAACAAAACTGGAGAAAGGATAGGTCGACTATGTAAATCGGATCGAGAGGTAATGTAGAAATTCGACGCCAAATGAGATCTCCTTATATTATCAAACACATCCATGTTTGATATACATGACATACCTTCCAGAACTATATCAAACATATATAACCAATATCTACCATTCATAGAAATTCTACTCGAGAGGGATGCCTTCGTACTCGCCATAGCCGAGAGCGAGGTTCATGTTCTCTGTGACAGGCGTATGAGTAATCTGTCCTTTCGAAATACCACTAGACGGGAGCACTTACGGAGGCACTGAGTGGCCGCACCCTTCAGAAGATTGTCGATAGTAGCGCAAACAACGACGCGCTTGCCGCTGGAGTGAACGGCAAATCCCCCGACCTCAATACCATGGCGACCGGCGATGTTCTTGACGAGAGGTGCCTCACCGATGATCTTCACAAGCTTCTCGCCGGCGTAACGCTCCTGGTAAATGTTGCGGATGTCGCGAGAAGTCATCTCCTGGTTGAGAGGAATGCTGATGGTGTGCTGTACGGACAACATCAGTACCTGAAACAAGTATATAGAAGAGGGGCCAATAGATAAATGTCGGCGAAGTACATACGTGAATGCCTTGGAACCAGACAGCAACGTGGGGGATAAACGCAATGCTAGTTCCGAGCTGTGCACTGATCTCTCTCTCGTGGATGTGGTCAGTCAAGCTGTAAGGAATGATGTTGTTCGTGAGGTTCTGCACATCATTCTTGGGGCTGGGCTTAGTGCCAGCGCCCGAGTATCCGGAGACACCAAAGACGGTGGGTTGTCCACCGAGGTAGGGAACGAGAGGAGCAATGCCGATTTGGGCAGCAGTAGCATAGCAACCGGGGTTGGAGATACGAGTGGCCTGAGCGATCTTACCACGGTTGACCAGCTCAGGAAGACCGTAAGTCCACTTGTCATCGAAGCGGTAGTCGGCGCTCAGGTCGACAATGACGTTGCCCGTCTCAGAGCCCTGGTCGACAGCATCCACGAACGGCTTGCAGACACCGTTAGGAAGAGCCATGACCCAGCAGTCCACATCACCGTTCGCAGACATGCGCTTCACATCTTCGGGGCTCAGATTCTCGTAAATGATCTCACGCTTGTCATAACCCTGCAACTTCTTGCCAGCCAGCTCGCGAGAAGAAACATGGCGGAGATCCATGTAGGGGTGAGCATTGAGAAGGTTGATCAGGGCTTGGCCAGTGTAGCCACGGGCTCCAATAAGAGCAACCTTGGAGGGCCGGTTGTTGGACATGTTTTTCTCTCCCAGTGGAGGGTTGGGATTCGTGGTGGAGTAGGATCTCACCACGCGGGGAGACACAGCGGGACGTCCGAAGCGAGCAGCCCGCAAAGCATTAGCGGTGGAGGAGAATGCGCGCTTCTGCTCGACTGAGGCACCGCTGGCACCGAAGCCCTTTCCAATGTTAGTGGCCGCCTGAGCAGCGCGCTGGAGTCTGGCCTCAAGGTTGATGTCACCAAACATCTGGCGACCATGCTGGTTGAATTCCTGCACCAGCTGCTTGACCTCTTCGCCGCTCTCGATACCA contains:
- a CDS encoding Rad21/Rec8 N terminal domain protein — encoded protein: MFYSHEILTSPEHGIATIWLVATLGSRSITRRLNKKAILDVDVPKACEVIMDPAAPMALRLQGNLLYGVARVYDQQCRYTLTDVQAMHDRLRSMLGAIPGTALDPTAGKARFEQLILPYDPSFLPENNLPGLRMDFFELNLPKNDRESQQSSFQFPMTPDLSLTAASRTSSLQLDFGSQDLILRDIHGFSSESEMTNSVQRSVQRGRIAVTALNDEEGILLQPDFDFDEDGNLIELGGLNAAAEVGKRSSGWLDTDIPVTDEVKEGELDDISWDYQVQFTQDGLLFLLTISPQPMLADEDMQAITEHGQPNPIFNRDTSMPQAPEERYPEDVENVSGTREAPMRRTRRIPKAVPTDAQNALRNTELAQYNSEYVQNMAAALKKKLKNRVPAQAKKNAEFWVFGLGIGSVGVGLGTSLVQHPLHFFSGETLYASLTSVKRSKKRKGSPSTTEDSDADSETRRIRRREESEEQLGRGGLFQDNNNFQDDLEFGRHVSSVLRDDSSQMPWNITASVRSSRLGLSATSIFRGFGSISDFSARGIHDSAASVPPLAATGRVRSRLTSASPLAGRGFHYDLEGLAIPGTQEDDVNFLEEIDLVGYLQSEFDVRTKAEPKDETDRKRAAFRDRLLKSSMDQESLNFLDFLNLQLEEPAGDPAAQDTVHETGAGFLRLDVSDGKEVAFSTLLPRETTSRTVATHGLMHILTLATKGFLSVYQEPYEDESTEEYGVRYEFGEIYLRLSDM